The following proteins come from a genomic window of Chelmon rostratus isolate fCheRos1 chromosome 23, fCheRos1.pri, whole genome shotgun sequence:
- the bmp15 gene encoding bone morphogenetic protein 15 encodes MRATRSKHSLLRVCFLSFIFLLCSTCAGVTAGRKMASHHSALRRHQGAKHKGAHHRPLTDEQKADQNLQFMLSLYQSAAEPDGRPKQHRKFGSNTVRLLRPSASSVHYLPASRDHHYSFTVQYNVNTLPSEQLIRASFIHLRSSASSSSTATSSAAQALEPPRCRAQITSLGKESLVTLEPHERWTETDITAHVRQGKTQGAGGHLTLTAQYWCTEPGHTGEDGSLWWWWAHLQGRKSWRGEPHVEVPSLLLYLEEEREVKDWMGDLLGTEGENIMRRIGQWHPSVRRLRRSKDLSSSEPKDPSLDVLKNAPTSSSSSSFSTSTSASIISDIPNYKRKTGTPKNRCKLHSFRLSFDELGWGHYFIAPPVYNPRFCQGGCPRVLHYGYHSPNHAIIQTVINDLGVGGVPPPSCVPYKYMPMSVLVVHKKKVEYRELEDMVAESCTCR; translated from the exons ATGAGGGCGACCCGCAGCAAACACAGCttactgcgtgtgtgtttcctgtccttCATCTTCCTGCTGTGCTCCACCTGTGCCGGAGTCACGGCCGGGCGGAAAATGGCCTCTCATCATTCCGCGTTGAGGCGCCACCAGGGCGCAAAGCACAAAGGCGCGCACCACCGGCCGCTGACGGACGAGCAGAAAGCGGACCAGAACCTGCAGTTCATGTTGAGTCTGTACCAGAGCGCAGCCGAGCCGGACGGCAGGCCCAAGCAGCACCGAAAGTTCGGCTCCAACACGGTCCGTCTGCTGAGGCCGTCGGCGTCGTCGGTGCACTACCTTCCAGCGTCAAGAG ACCACCACTACAGCTTCACAGTCCAGTACAACGTTAACACGCTTCCCTCGGAGCAGCTGATCCGAGCCTCGTTCATCCACCTCCGctcttcagcctcctcctcctccaccgcgACCTCGAGCGCCGCCCAGGCCCTCGAGCCGCCCCGCTGCAGGGCTCAGATCACCTCACTGGGCAAAGAGAGCCTGGTCACCCTGGAGCCGCATGAGCGGTGGACGGAGACGGACATCACCGCACACGTCCGGCAGGGGAAGACCCAGGGCGCGGGGGGGCACTTGACCCTCACTGCACAGTACTGGTGCACAGAGCCCGGGCACACCGGAGAGGACGGCAGCCTCTGGTGGTGGTGGGCTCATCTTCAAGGAAGAAAAAGCTGGAGAGGTGAGCCTCATGTGGAAGTCCCGTCTCTCCTTTTATAcctggaggaggaaagggaagtGAAGGACTGGATGGGGGACTTGCTGGGGACTGAAGGGGAAAACATCATGAGGCGGATCGGCCAGTGGCATCCTTCGGTTCGCCGCCTCCGCCGCTCCAAAGACCTTTCATCTTCGGAGCCCAAAGATCCTTCGCTGGACGTTCTGAAAAACGCCCccacttcctcttcatcctcctctttttccacctccacctccgccTCCATCATCTCCGATATCCCCAACTACAAGCGCAAAACCGGCACGCCCAAGAACCGCTGCAAGCTGCACTCGTTTCGCCTCTCCTTCGACGAGCTCGGCTGGGGTCACTACTTCATCGCTCCGCCGGTGTACAACCCGCGGTTCTGCCAGGGCGGCTGCCCGCGGGTGCTCCACTACGGCTACCACTCCCCCAACCACGCCATCATCCAGACGGTCATCAACGACCTGGGCGTCGGGGGCGTTCCTCCTCCGTCCTGCGTGCCTTACAAGTACATGCCCATGAGCGTGCTGGTCGTGCACAAGAAGAAGGTGGAGTACagggagctggaggacatgGTGGCCGAGTCGTGCACCTGTCGCTAA
- the leap2 gene encoding liver-expressed antimicrobial peptide 2, with product MAGKVFFTQRKVAVVLCVVLLVLAQQVCAGPVVPQVRSGSDQGADSSGVRTLRRIARMTPLWRIMNSKPFGAYCQNNYECSTGLCRAGHCSTSHRAPSETVNY from the exons ATGGCGGGGAAAGTCTTCTTCACCCAGAGGAAAGTGGCAGTCgtgctgtgtgttgtgctgcTAGTGCTGGCTCAGCAG GTGTGTGCAGGTCCGGTGGTCCCCCAGGTCCGGTCCGGCTCGGACCAGGGGGCAGATTCGAGTGGGGTCCGCACACTGAGGAGGATAGCTCGCATGACCCCGCTGTGGAGGATCATGAACAGCAAACCATTTGGAGCTTATTGCCAGAACAACTACGAATGCTCCACAGGACTCTGCAG GGCGGGACACTGCTCCACCAGCCACCGCGCCCCCTCGGAGACCGTCAACTACTAG